In one Thermosipho ferrireducens genomic region, the following are encoded:
- a CDS encoding CBS domain-containing protein, which translates to MNVKKWVVTHFPTIKKGASVGDALHTMREYACDYCIALDEEEKFDGVLYKSSIWEANMDEKIDDYITFPDFYVVEDSNVEEAALMMIENRDQILPVVNNNAEVIGVLGVQEILEAFTELSAMDEPGIRIILELADRPGELKRIIDVLANNQVNILSILTLKDENSKRQISIKVDSDDPESIASLLEIYEIKYLSIIEEEGF; encoded by the coding sequence ATGAATGTAAAGAAATGGGTTGTTACACATTTTCCAACTATTAAGAAGGGTGCATCTGTTGGAGATGCTCTTCATACGATGAGAGAGTATGCCTGCGATTATTGTATTGCGTTGGATGAGGAAGAAAAATTCGACGGAGTATTATACAAAAGTAGTATCTGGGAAGCAAATATGGATGAAAAAATAGACGATTATATAACTTTTCCGGATTTTTACGTTGTTGAAGATTCAAATGTAGAAGAAGCCGCATTAATGATGATAGAAAATCGAGATCAAATATTGCCTGTAGTAAACAACAACGCAGAAGTAATAGGAGTTCTTGGAGTCCAGGAGATTTTGGAAGCATTTACAGAACTTTCCGCTATGGATGAGCCCGGGATAAGAATAATTCTTGAACTTGCTGATAGGCCTGGAGAGTTAAAGAGAATAATAGATGTTCTGGCAAATAACCAGGTAAATATACTTTCAATTTTAACTCTTAAAGATGAGAATAGTAAACGTCAAATCTCCATAAAAGTCGATAGTGATGATCCGGAAAGCATCGCGAGCCTTCTGGAGATATACGAAATAAAATATCTTTCTATAATCGAGGAGGAAGGCTTTTAA
- a CDS encoding segregation and condensation protein A: MEVIFRFEKFEGPLDLILFLVKKKQISIREIPISQLADEFLSYIERMKRMNLSIASEFIVTASYLMELKSRSLLPRSNVDPELQAKKERFYTQVEQYAKLKEYVEKVKNVDPSTIKRFPVNVQVIFPKINEKRLKKIISSVVHEIEIKKKVYEIKREELLVENVMDEILENWLDNDIYSILKVSQSKYELIVRFLAVLELIRLGYALLDEEFILKRVVKNGQKANSNG, encoded by the coding sequence TTGGAAGTAATTTTCAGATTTGAAAAATTTGAAGGGCCACTCGATTTGATACTTTTTCTTGTTAAAAAAAAGCAAATTAGTATAAGGGAAATACCTATTTCCCAGCTTGCTGATGAATTTTTAAGCTATATAGAAAGAATGAAACGGATGAATCTGTCCATAGCTTCTGAATTTATTGTTACAGCATCATATTTGATGGAATTAAAATCCAGAAGTTTGTTACCGAGAAGCAATGTCGATCCTGAACTTCAAGCAAAGAAAGAACGATTCTATACTCAGGTGGAGCAATATGCTAAACTTAAAGAGTACGTTGAAAAAGTTAAAAATGTTGATCCATCAACTATTAAAAGGTTCCCGGTAAATGTTCAGGTGATATTTCCTAAAATAAATGAGAAGCGTTTAAAAAAAATCATTTCGAGTGTGGTTCATGAAATAGAAATTAAGAAAAAAGTTTATGAAATAAAACGAGAAGAACTTCTTGTAGAAAATGTGATGGATGAAATTCTTGAAAATTGGCTGGACAATGATATTTATAGTATTTTGAAAGTTTCTCAAAGTAAATATGAACTTATAGTTAGATTTTTAGCGGTATTAGAACTTATTCGTCTGGGGTATGCTTTGCTTGATGAAGAATTTATTTTAAAGCGAGTGGTGAAAAATGGACAAAAAGCTAATAGCAATGGTTGA
- the scpB gene encoding SMC-Scp complex subunit ScpB, whose amino-acid sequence MDKKLIAMVEAIIFASRGIEMEKVRQLVDCDFDTLDRVIRIIQEKYKDEAHGIELKIIDGFLRFYAKKDYAKILSKVVKRRSLHSLTESQLEIVLLLASNKKMTKSELDNFRGKDSYAILKQLLSNGVVKRRKKGRSYIYSLTETFRDETMIDDILSDIGGVVFDSSGSKVSFQKNNGER is encoded by the coding sequence ATGGACAAAAAGCTAATAGCAATGGTTGAAGCAATAATATTTGCATCACGTGGGATAGAAATGGAGAAAGTGAGACAGCTAGTAGATTGTGATTTTGACACATTAGACCGTGTAATAAGAATCATTCAAGAGAAGTATAAAGACGAGGCTCACGGGATTGAACTCAAAATAATAGACGGGTTTCTAAGGTTCTATGCAAAAAAAGATTATGCAAAAATATTAAGTAAAGTGGTCAAGAGACGTTCTTTACACAGCCTTACAGAGTCTCAACTGGAAATAGTCTTATTGTTAGCAAGCAATAAGAAGATGACTAAATCAGAATTAGATAATTTTCGTGGGAAGGATTCTTACGCGATTCTAAAACAGTTGTTATCAAATGGTGTTGTTAAAAGGCGAAAAAAGGGGAGAAGTTATATCTATTCTTTAACTGAAACTTTTAGAGATGAAACAATGATAGATGATATTTTATCTGATATCGGAGGTGTTGTTTTTGACAGTTCAGGAAGCAAAGTATCTTTCCAAAAAAATAATGGAGAGCGGTGA
- a CDS encoding MBL fold metallo-hydrolase: MIRNISEHVYVIENEIASNSTLVIGKSGCILIDTTLFPEKAKKIKDFAKEISGKRIELVINTHYHPDHTFGNHVFECPIVAHKLTKEAMEKMDDSYLENIGMKNFEVKFPDVVFEEDWTYEDGIKIYIYHGPGHTPDSSYVFIPSENVVVAGDTIVSGIHAEIVFDSNIDLWLKTLEKIPKAKYIVPGHGLIAKDDEVIKMKEYILKLRQLIRGELLPSSLENDQNFSMRTHPELLEWGLENFF; this comes from the coding sequence ATGATAAGAAATATTTCTGAACATGTGTATGTTATTGAAAATGAAATAGCTTCAAACAGCACGCTGGTTATAGGAAAATCTGGATGTATTTTAATAGATACTACTCTTTTTCCTGAAAAGGCAAAAAAAATAAAAGATTTTGCAAAAGAGATTAGTGGGAAAAGGATAGAGTTAGTTATAAACACACATTATCATCCTGATCACACATTTGGGAATCATGTTTTTGAGTGTCCTATAGTTGCGCACAAATTAACAAAAGAAGCTATGGAAAAGATGGATGATTCTTATCTGGAAAATATTGGAATGAAAAATTTTGAGGTAAAATTCCCGGACGTTGTGTTTGAAGAAGACTGGACATATGAAGATGGAATAAAGATTTACATATATCATGGTCCTGGCCATACACCGGATTCTTCTTACGTTTTTATTCCATCGGAAAATGTAGTTGTTGCAGGAGATACCATTGTTTCTGGAATTCATGCTGAGATAGTGTTTGATAGCAATATAGACTTGTGGTTGAAAACACTGGAAAAAATTCCAAAAGCTAAGTATATAGTACCTGGTCACGGGTTGATTGCTAAAGATGATGAAGTGATAAAAATGAAAGAGTATATATTAAAGCTCAGACAGCTTATTCGTGGAGAGTTGCTACCTTCCTCCCTGGAAAATGATCAAAATTTCAGCATGAGAACACATCCAGAACTTCTGGAGTGGGGATTAGAAAACTTTTTTTAA
- the coaBC gene encoding bifunctional phosphopantothenoylcysteine decarboxylase/phosphopantothenate--cysteine ligase CoaBC: protein MHVLLGVSSGIAIYKAVDLVSKFRKEGYETNVIMTKNAKNLIAPAVFSAVGNCNVYTDTFDVDSGWITHTELSRKASVFVVAPATANIIGKIANGIADDLLSTIAIAVPDKTPKVIVPTMNTRMYENNIVQENLEKLRKIGWYVVEPEVGHLACGEIGKGRYPENEKILEVVKFLTSKKKLKDKKVLITAGPTVESIDPVRFISNHSSGKMGYAIATVAKRLGGNVTLISGPTSLKKPYLVDEFIEVVSAEEMFNETIMRFEKTDIVIMVAAVADYKPKEVRKHKIKKQGDMVLELVRTKDILKEIGRRKSHQLIVGFAAETENIVENARKKLEEKKVDMIIANNATKVMGSDNSHAFIITRNQVVEVEGSKEEVAEKIFEFIY, encoded by the coding sequence ATGCATGTTTTGTTGGGAGTTTCAAGTGGCATAGCCATTTATAAAGCGGTGGATCTTGTTAGCAAATTCAGGAAAGAAGGTTATGAAACAAATGTTATTATGACTAAAAATGCAAAAAATTTAATAGCACCGGCTGTTTTTTCAGCGGTTGGGAATTGTAATGTGTATACAGATACTTTTGATGTAGATTCTGGATGGATAACTCATACAGAGCTATCAAGAAAAGCAAGTGTGTTTGTCGTTGCACCTGCAACAGCGAATATAATTGGTAAAATAGCAAATGGAATAGCAGACGATCTTTTATCAACAATAGCAATTGCTGTTCCAGATAAGACTCCTAAGGTTATTGTACCAACCATGAATACAAGAATGTATGAAAACAACATTGTTCAGGAAAATTTAGAAAAGCTTAGAAAGATAGGATGGTATGTAGTAGAGCCGGAGGTAGGTCATTTAGCATGTGGTGAAATAGGAAAAGGAAGGTATCCTGAAAATGAAAAAATATTGGAGGTTGTAAAGTTTTTAACTTCGAAAAAAAAATTGAAAGATAAAAAAGTACTGATTACAGCAGGTCCAACTGTGGAAAGTATAGATCCTGTAAGGTTTATTTCAAATCATTCAAGTGGAAAGATGGGATACGCGATAGCTACTGTTGCTAAGAGGTTGGGAGGAAATGTAACATTGATTTCTGGCCCAACTTCTTTAAAAAAACCGTACCTTGTCGATGAGTTTATAGAGGTTGTTAGTGCAGAAGAGATGTTTAATGAAACGATAATGAGATTCGAGAAAACAGATATTGTTATTATGGTAGCTGCAGTAGCTGATTACAAACCAAAAGAAGTAAGAAAACATAAGATAAAAAAGCAGGGAGATATGGTATTAGAACTTGTTAGAACAAAAGATATTCTCAAAGAAATAGGCAGAAGAAAAAGTCATCAATTAATTGTTGGATTTGCAGCAGAAACAGAAAACATTGTGGAAAATGCTCGAAAAAAACTTGAAGAGAAAAAAGTTGACATGATAATAGCAAATAATGCAACGAAAGTTATGGGAAGTGACAATAGTCATGCTTTTATAATTACTCGTAATCAAGTTGTTGAAGTAGAAGGGAGTAAAGAAGAAGTTGCGGAAAAGATATTTGAGTTTATCTATTAG
- a CDS encoding ABC transporter ATP-binding protein, whose product MSLSSVVLKTKNLNFSYGTFSVKNINISVKKGSFVGIIGPNGAGKSTILKLISRILKCDDGTIEVFGNDISHISRRKLASYISFVRQEFSPAFEFKVREIVEMGGLHRKRSFFSGYENKNKLEEALGLVELSDFKERYFSTLSGGEQRRVLIARALYQGSPIIIVDELTAHLDISQAIHIAEILKKLTDSGKSVLAAFHNINIAAKYCDYIYGLKDGKLCLEGVPHKVITSENFKLLYNSKVEVIYHPKNNYPVVLY is encoded by the coding sequence ACAAAAAATTTGAATTTTTCATATGGGACATTTTCAGTAAAAAATATTAATATTTCTGTTAAAAAGGGAAGTTTTGTGGGAATAATCGGTCCTAATGGAGCGGGAAAATCCACAATTTTAAAGCTTATTTCAAGGATATTAAAATGTGACGATGGAACAATAGAAGTTTTTGGAAATGATATCAGCCATATATCACGTAGAAAGTTAGCAAGTTACATTTCTTTTGTAAGGCAGGAATTTTCTCCAGCTTTTGAATTTAAAGTCAGGGAAATAGTAGAGATGGGAGGACTTCATAGAAAAAGAAGTTTTTTTTCAGGCTATGAAAATAAGAATAAACTGGAAGAAGCTCTTGGGCTTGTGGAATTGTCAGATTTCAAAGAGCGGTATTTTTCGACTCTTAGCGGTGGGGAGCAAAGAAGAGTTTTAATTGCCAGAGCACTATATCAAGGGTCGCCTATAATTATAGTCGATGAGCTTACTGCCCATCTTGATATATCTCAAGCGATTCACATAGCAGAAATATTAAAAAAACTTACAGATTCTGGAAAAAGTGTTCTTGCAGCTTTTCATAATATCAATATTGCTGCAAAGTATTGTGATTACATCTATGGGTTAAAGGATGGCAAACTTTGTTTAGAGGGTGTCCCGCATAAGGTTATCACTTCAGAGAATTTTAAATTGCTCTATAATTCTAAGGTAGAAGTTATTTATCATCCGAAAAATAACTATCCAGTGGTTCTTTATTAA
- a CDS encoding methylenetetrahydrofolate reductase, whose translation MKEKFEKHKLLILETIPPRSVTVKKYIRFCEMAINRGVDVIAITDLPMGKVKISPIAPAHVLCENNIDILMHFTRTTRNIIRIEGDLLAAHMLGVNNILILSGDDPSFGTYPFATRVDDLSIYELFKLVKLLNEGKDLAGNRICGNANFYFGGVFSLYEKAAEVTIERMNKKIKNGSSFFVSQPIMEPEIFLRFWDIARKTLLPTKLVLSLIVLESVERMMYFSTVPGIFIPSFYKNINDDNILYELSLEAIFNTIKLTYEIVSGYYITATTKNLDTIEKIARYIKNFCS comes from the coding sequence ATGAAAGAAAAGTTTGAAAAACATAAACTTCTTATTTTAGAAACCATACCACCTCGATCAGTCACTGTAAAAAAATATATCAGATTTTGTGAGATGGCAATTAATAGAGGAGTAGATGTTATAGCTATAACAGATCTTCCTATGGGGAAAGTGAAAATCTCTCCAATTGCTCCAGCCCATGTTTTATGTGAAAATAATATTGATATTTTAATGCATTTTACACGAACTACAAGGAATATTATAAGAATCGAAGGAGACCTCCTTGCCGCTCATATGCTTGGGGTTAATAATATTTTAATACTTTCTGGAGATGACCCCTCTTTTGGTACTTATCCATTTGCGACTCGTGTGGATGACCTCAGCATTTATGAACTATTTAAGCTTGTCAAATTGCTTAATGAGGGGAAAGATCTTGCTGGGAATAGAATATGTGGTAATGCAAATTTTTATTTTGGAGGCGTGTTTAGTCTATATGAAAAAGCTGCGGAAGTTACAATAGAAAGAATGAATAAAAAAATAAAGAATGGCTCTTCCTTTTTTGTATCACAGCCTATCATGGAACCAGAGATATTTTTAAGATTCTGGGATATTGCAAGAAAAACTCTTTTGCCAACCAAACTTGTACTTTCTTTAATAGTTCTTGAAAGTGTTGAGCGAATGATGTATTTTTCGACAGTTCCAGGAATTTTTATCCCTTCTTTTTATAAAAATATAAACGATGATAACATTTTATATGAATTGTCTTTAGAAGCTATTTTTAATACTATAAAGCTTACTTATGAGATAGTGTCAGGATATTACATTACAGCAACAACAAAAAATTTAGATACAATTGAGAAAATTGCGCGATATATTAAGAATTTTTGTTCTTAA
- the panB gene encoding 3-methyl-2-oxobutanoate hydroxymethyltransferase, with amino-acid sequence MNVPKIVKMKGKEKIVMATAYDAPTARILQDAGIDIILVGDSLGNNVLGYDSTIPVTMEEMLIHVKAVRRGADNAFIVADMPFLSYGVSVEEGIKNAGLFMKAGANAVKLEGGREFSELIGKLISIGIPVMGHLGFTPQSLNVVGGYKVRGKATEEKERLLEDASILEETGVFSIVLEMVIENVAKEVTETISIPTIGIGSGRYCDGQVLVFHDIVGLNPDFKPKFAKRYMNAYEEMLKAVSQFKDEVKNRTFPAEEHKF; translated from the coding sequence ATGAATGTACCTAAAATAGTTAAAATGAAAGGTAAAGAAAAAATAGTAATGGCTACTGCTTATGATGCACCTACCGCCCGTATTTTACAGGATGCTGGTATTGATATTATACTTGTAGGTGATTCTCTTGGAAATAATGTTTTGGGGTATGATAGTACGATTCCAGTTACAATGGAAGAAATGTTGATACATGTAAAAGCGGTAAGAAGAGGGGCAGATAACGCATTTATAGTAGCGGATATGCCTTTTTTGTCTTATGGTGTTAGCGTAGAAGAAGGAATAAAAAATGCAGGGTTATTTATGAAAGCAGGTGCAAATGCAGTTAAACTGGAAGGTGGGCGTGAATTTTCTGAACTTATAGGGAAATTGATATCCATAGGTATTCCTGTTATGGGGCATCTTGGTTTTACTCCTCAATCTCTAAATGTTGTAGGAGGTTATAAGGTTCGGGGTAAAGCAACAGAAGAAAAAGAAAGATTACTGGAAGATGCATCTATTCTGGAAGAAACTGGTGTATTCAGTATAGTTCTGGAGATGGTAATTGAAAATGTTGCAAAAGAGGTAACGGAAACTATTTCTATTCCAACAATAGGCATTGGCTCAGGTCGTTATTGTGATGGACAGGTTCTAGTTTTTCACGATATTGTTGGATTAAATCCTGATTTTAAACCAAAGTTTGCAAAAAGATATATGAACGCGTATGAGGAAATGCTAAAGGCGGTGTCACAGTTTAAAGATGAAGTAAAAAACAGAACTTTTCCCGCTGAAGAGCACAAATTTTAA
- a CDS encoding polysaccharide pyruvyl transferase family protein yields the protein MKNLLLIGYYGFGNLGDEMMVSTIKDFLLSQGFNVNIPVPKEKILNQKQFNRFNILKLFENILKADAIICGGGGVLQDKTSFKSFFYYYSIFEFSLLMRKPVIFFGNSFGPVRKKLSMLLLKRLLKQKKLYIFARDPVSSKYASQHNSHTFLATDPAIRFLSKLDITPSKRTDTAVIIPRKFRSYIPVLLNLKHLGFKNIIFLPFAPEDEILAKRLANFSIKGLNMSFSKPEEAIEKITKASVIISERFHGSLTAAYFDIPFISVKDEKFRRFITPYLPVYPGFAFDILDAAKKIELVLNESFSLKGSLLEACEGMYTKFGELLHNLV from the coding sequence TTGAAGAATTTACTCTTAATAGGATATTATGGCTTTGGTAATCTCGGAGACGAAATGATGGTAAGTACAATAAAAGATTTTTTGTTATCTCAGGGTTTTAATGTGAATATACCAGTACCTAAAGAAAAAATATTGAATCAAAAGCAATTCAATCGTTTTAATATATTAAAACTTTTCGAAAATATTTTGAAAGCTGACGCTATAATCTGCGGCGGTGGAGGTGTGCTCCAGGATAAGACCAGTTTTAAAAGCTTTTTTTACTACTATAGCATTTTTGAGTTTTCACTTCTAATGAGGAAACCAGTAATATTTTTTGGAAACAGTTTTGGACCTGTGAGAAAAAAACTCAGTATGTTACTATTAAAAAGACTCTTAAAACAAAAAAAACTTTATATTTTTGCCAGGGATCCAGTTTCTTCTAAATATGCTTCACAGCATAATTCACATACCTTTTTAGCAACAGATCCAGCCATAAGATTTTTATCAAAGTTAGATATTACTCCTTCAAAAAGAACTGATACGGCTGTTATCATTCCCAGAAAATTTAGAAGCTATATTCCCGTTCTTCTTAATTTAAAACACCTGGGATTTAAAAATATAATATTCTTACCATTTGCTCCGGAAGATGAAATTCTTGCGAAAAGGCTGGCCAATTTTTCCATAAAAGGACTAAATATGTCTTTCTCAAAGCCCGAAGAAGCTATAGAAAAAATTACAAAAGCCTCAGTTATAATCAGTGAAAGGTTTCATGGTTCACTAACCGCGGCATATTTTGATATTCCATTTATTTCTGTGAAGGATGAGAAATTTAGAAGATTCATTACACCATATTTGCCTGTTTATCCTGGATTTGCTTTTGATATTTTAGATGCTGCGAAAAAAATAGAACTCGTTCTAAATGAATCATTTTCCTTAAAAGGGAGCCTTTTAGAAGCCTGCGAAGGAATGTATACAAAGTTCGGCGAGCTTTTACATAACCTGGTTTAA
- a CDS encoding AAA family ATPase has translation MTVQEAKYLSKKIMESGEVPLLVGHFGVGKTDIAREIAEESGRELIILVLSQMEPGDLIGLPSRSEGKTIFLAPDWWPENDNCIIFLDEINRSHRSIRNAIMQLLIDRRIHNHVLPDGVWIIASMNPPDEDYDQVDLITDPAFLSRFFILEISPHVDEWLKWADKYDVPEEIKEFIKGNPEFLATSSPVSLKANIKPSPRSWFKLGKVLKNMSDEEKEKYAYFIASGILGPEVAKTFYDNTFSSVPTAREILLAGKIPSNNNKIHITNSMIIRIVDFFSSIDESTGKEMFAQVDTIAHNLLKLSRQVPKDSFFSLVRLLNELSNEPGIKGELCDKLLEKISYDA, from the coding sequence TTGACAGTTCAGGAAGCAAAGTATCTTTCCAAAAAAATAATGGAGAGCGGTGAAGTACCATTATTGGTTGGACATTTCGGTGTTGGTAAGACTGACATAGCACGTGAAATTGCGGAAGAATCTGGAAGAGAATTAATAATTCTTGTATTATCGCAAATGGAACCAGGAGATTTAATAGGTCTTCCCTCCAGATCTGAAGGAAAAACGATCTTTTTAGCTCCAGATTGGTGGCCTGAAAATGATAATTGCATAATTTTCCTTGATGAAATAAATCGTTCTCATAGGAGCATTAGAAATGCTATTATGCAGCTTCTTATTGACAGACGAATTCATAATCATGTATTGCCGGATGGGGTATGGATAATCGCTTCGATGAATCCTCCAGATGAAGATTACGATCAGGTTGATTTAATAACTGATCCTGCATTTCTCTCGAGGTTTTTTATACTTGAGATATCGCCTCATGTAGATGAGTGGCTTAAGTGGGCGGACAAGTATGATGTTCCTGAAGAAATAAAAGAATTTATAAAAGGAAATCCCGAATTTCTTGCTACATCTTCGCCGGTATCTTTAAAGGCAAATATAAAACCCAGTCCAAGGAGTTGGTTTAAGCTTGGGAAAGTGCTAAAAAACATGAGCGACGAGGAAAAAGAGAAATACGCTTATTTCATAGCATCTGGTATTCTTGGGCCTGAAGTAGCAAAGACATTTTATGATAATACATTTTCCTCTGTTCCAACAGCACGCGAAATATTATTGGCTGGAAAAATTCCTTCTAATAATAACAAAATTCATATAACAAATTCCATGATAATAAGGATTGTTGATTTCTTTTCCTCTATTGACGAAAGCACAGGAAAGGAAATGTTTGCTCAGGTCGATACAATAGCGCATAATTTACTAAAACTTTCGCGACAGGTTCCAAAAGACAGCTTTTTCAGTCTTGTCAGACTGTTGAACGAGCTTTCTAATGAACCAGGGATAAAAGGTGAACTATGTGATAAACTACTTGAAAAAATAAGCTATGATGCTTGA